In Paenibacillus sonchi, a single genomic region encodes these proteins:
- a CDS encoding amidohydrolase, with amino-acid sequence MEAATHGFADRVLLSNAVFTGIEDSVSPAFVALQGERIAAVGSPAEAEDWIGPKTFVHHLKDALIMPGVHDNHVFFTGYMSMHRGVNLTHAATIDEALQLLRQDAEKRPSEQNVYAYGWSEEGWGQLPGQSLLDEAFPDRAVIAINRTKSYCWMNTLAQHKYQFAPDECSAESRAHLLKDMMLDRELVRQEFLEFARMLAKRGVTSIKDIGFDRHSGLLPVLEELEAAGELPLRVHFALEPVLQPLDIPAGLQYKERYQGEFLRFQGYKLMLDGVVADHTGDMLEPYADMPGVTTLRPVDYEAVEAAVQAADSHGIKCCLTAEGDAAIRKAVDILEGCSRRRGDQRIRHSISDLEYPHPDDIRRMGENGIFAEVYAQILLLNPSYEEAYMAAVAGKENESRFYNYKSMLEAKVPVTIGTDLPLFLTSVPDSLYAASFRLFPDGSPTGGWHPEQGMPAAEVLKAWTINGARHNGMEERTGTLEAGKAADIAVFDRNLLDTTATEIRDAHVILTITAGQITYDAARNEG; translated from the coding sequence ATGGAAGCAGCTACACATGGTTTTGCAGACAGAGTACTGTTGTCTAATGCAGTATTTACAGGAATAGAGGATAGCGTTTCACCGGCATTTGTTGCCCTGCAGGGTGAACGCATTGCCGCGGTCGGCAGCCCGGCAGAAGCCGAAGATTGGATTGGGCCAAAAACATTTGTTCATCATCTGAAGGATGCACTCATTATGCCCGGTGTGCATGATAACCACGTGTTTTTTACCGGTTACATGTCTATGCACCGTGGTGTGAATCTGACACATGCCGCTACGATTGACGAGGCCCTGCAGCTGCTTAGGCAAGACGCGGAAAAACGTCCCTCAGAGCAAAATGTATACGCTTACGGATGGAGTGAAGAGGGTTGGGGACAGCTTCCCGGGCAAAGCTTATTAGACGAAGCTTTTCCCGATCGGGCTGTAATCGCCATTAACCGGACCAAAAGCTATTGTTGGATGAACACACTCGCCCAGCATAAGTATCAGTTTGCTCCTGACGAATGCAGTGCGGAATCACGTGCCCATCTGCTGAAGGACATGATGTTGGACCGGGAATTGGTCAGACAGGAATTTCTTGAGTTCGCCCGGATGCTTGCCAAGCGGGGAGTTACTTCAATAAAAGATATCGGCTTTGACCGACACAGCGGTCTGCTTCCGGTCCTTGAAGAGCTGGAAGCTGCAGGGGAGCTGCCGCTGCGGGTTCATTTCGCACTTGAACCTGTATTGCAGCCGCTGGATATTCCCGCAGGACTGCAGTATAAAGAGCGTTACCAAGGGGAGTTTCTCCGCTTTCAGGGCTATAAGCTGATGCTGGACGGTGTAGTAGCCGATCATACGGGAGATATGCTGGAGCCTTATGCGGATATGCCGGGGGTTACCACCCTGCGGCCCGTTGATTACGAAGCGGTTGAAGCGGCAGTGCAGGCAGCGGACAGTCATGGAATCAAATGCTGCCTTACGGCTGAAGGGGATGCGGCTATCCGCAAGGCAGTGGATATCCTCGAAGGCTGCAGCCGCCGCCGGGGGGATCAGCGGATCAGACATTCGATCAGTGATTTGGAATATCCGCATCCCGATGATATCCGGCGGATGGGCGAAAACGGGATCTTTGCCGAAGTATATGCGCAGATTCTGCTTTTGAATCCTTCCTATGAGGAGGCTTACATGGCGGCCGTGGCCGGCAAGGAAAATGAAAGCCGGTTTTATAATTACAAGTCCATGCTGGAAGCCAAGGTTCCGGTTACGATTGGCACGGACTTGCCGCTTTTCCTTACAAGTGTGCCTGATTCACTGTATGCGGCTTCATTCCGGCTGTTTCCGGATGGATCGCCTACGGGAGGATGGCATCCGGAGCAGGGGATGCCTGCTGCAGAAGTCTTAAAGGCTTGGACCATCAACGGTGCCCGGCATAACGGCATGGAGGAGCGCACAGGAACTTTGGAAGCTGGAAAAGCTGCTGATATTGCTGTATTTGACCGTAATCTTTTGGATACAACAGCAACCGAGATTAGAGACGCACATGTGATCCTGACGATTACCGCCGGTCAGATCACCTATGATGCTGCCAGGAACGAGGGGTAG
- a CDS encoding HAMP domain-containing sensor histidine kinase, whose product MIRSLYTRVVLTYLGSVIGGTIIALLVATWVYYDQFDENLKTNLFYYGQDIVRIYESFPLRDVETYLSGMKQLNYYIRVYEETGQFQSYGTLNGSRISAVPMDQVKAVLDGEVVQVTGVEKSFLGLPLKTETGKKALFVNTVAPPSAIFFIKWLLNFVAYSLIAGSLIILVAAVFLVRPIKKLTKATRQIATGDFSVKLDIKQKGELGTLARSFEDMMHDLQELEQMRRDFVSNVSHEVQSPLTSISGYAKALKQVNLAEHERSRYLDIIIAEAERMSKMSDGLLKLSLLESQSLQLRLSTFSLDEQIRRVIVAVQPQWSDRNIRFELHLEPVRLMADQDQLNQVWTNLIGNSIKFSKDGGVINVSIRQELKNVTVRISDTGIGISHEDQKRIFERFFKADRSHSRKYGGSGMGLAIVKQIISLHQGEIRVESEPGRGTTVIVILPTPTPADKADN is encoded by the coding sequence ATGATCAGATCCTTATACACACGTGTCGTCCTGACCTATCTGGGCTCCGTAATCGGGGGCACGATCATTGCCCTATTGGTAGCAACCTGGGTATATTACGATCAGTTTGACGAAAACTTAAAAACCAACTTATTTTATTACGGCCAAGATATCGTCCGGATTTACGAGTCATTCCCATTGCGGGATGTGGAAACTTACCTAAGTGGAATGAAGCAGCTCAATTATTATATTCGGGTTTATGAAGAAACAGGGCAGTTCCAGTCTTACGGTACGCTTAACGGAAGCCGTATTTCCGCAGTCCCTATGGATCAAGTTAAGGCGGTACTGGATGGAGAAGTTGTTCAAGTTACTGGTGTGGAAAAGAGCTTCTTAGGGTTGCCGTTGAAAACAGAAACGGGAAAAAAAGCGCTGTTTGTGAACACGGTTGCTCCCCCTTCCGCTATTTTTTTCATCAAGTGGCTTTTGAACTTTGTGGCCTATTCTTTGATCGCAGGCAGTCTAATTATTCTGGTTGCTGCCGTGTTCCTGGTCAGACCGATCAAAAAGCTGACAAAAGCGACCAGGCAGATTGCCACCGGAGATTTCAGCGTCAAGCTGGATATTAAGCAAAAGGGCGAGCTGGGCACTCTGGCCCGCAGCTTTGAAGACATGATGCATGACCTGCAGGAGCTTGAGCAGATGCGCAGGGACTTTGTATCGAATGTGTCTCACGAAGTCCAGTCGCCGCTTACCTCGATATCCGGATATGCTAAAGCGCTCAAGCAAGTAAATCTTGCAGAACATGAGCGAAGCCGTTATCTCGATATTATCATCGCTGAGGCTGAGCGGATGTCCAAGATGAGCGATGGCCTGCTCAAGCTAAGCTTGCTTGAATCGCAGTCACTGCAGCTGCGGCTCAGCACGTTCAGCCTTGATGAACAGATTAGACGGGTCATCGTCGCAGTCCAGCCGCAATGGTCGGACCGGAACATCCGTTTCGAGCTCCATTTGGAGCCCGTCCGGCTAATGGCGGATCAGGATCAATTAAATCAGGTATGGACGAACCTTATCGGCAACAGCATCAAATTTTCCAAGGATGGCGGCGTGATTAACGTCAGCATCAGACAAGAGCTCAAAAACGTGACCGTCAGGATTTCCGACACAGGCATAGGGATCTCTCATGAGGACCAAAAGCGTATCTTTGAACGGTTTTTTAAGGCGGACCGCTCGCACAGCCGCAAATACGGCGGCAGCGGTATGGGACTTGCCATTGTGAAACAGATCATATCGCTTCATCAGGGAGAAATCCGGGTGGAGAGTGAGCCTGGCCGGGGAACAACCGTCATTGTTATTTTGCCAACCCCTACGCCCGCGGATAAGGCGGATAATTAG
- a CDS encoding SIS domain-containing protein — MNVNQVVQSIREKVAEGISEVYFVACGGSLVDMYPSKYFLDSEAKKLVAGLYTANEFVHALPKRLGAQSVVIVCSHGGNTPESVAAAQTAKEHGAHTIGLTHNKEAALLNYSDYSFLYEWGDDSNVKNNPMAIILDLAVQLLHVVEGYAHVEAFQKGLESINGIINQGKKQVAPRARVFADKYRNEELYYILTSGASYGHAYGFAICSLMEMQWLNAAAIHSGEYFHGPFEVTDKETPFILMMNEGRTRALDERAQTFLNQYAEKVEVIDAKELGIGTIADEVVEFFNPVLFYSIICVYREALAEVRNHPLETRRYMGKVAY; from the coding sequence ATGAACGTAAATCAGGTTGTTCAGAGTATCCGTGAAAAAGTGGCTGAAGGAATTTCAGAGGTATATTTTGTAGCTTGCGGGGGATCACTCGTCGATATGTATCCTTCCAAGTATTTTCTTGACAGTGAAGCAAAGAAACTGGTAGCAGGACTTTATACGGCGAATGAGTTCGTTCATGCCTTGCCTAAACGTCTGGGCGCACAATCGGTAGTCATCGTTTGTTCCCATGGCGGAAATACGCCGGAATCGGTAGCTGCGGCGCAAACAGCCAAAGAGCATGGGGCCCACACCATTGGTCTGACCCACAACAAGGAAGCCGCGCTGCTGAATTACTCCGATTATTCCTTCCTGTATGAATGGGGAGATGACAGCAATGTCAAAAACAATCCGATGGCTATCATTCTGGACCTTGCCGTTCAATTGCTGCATGTGGTTGAAGGGTATGCGCATGTTGAAGCTTTTCAAAAAGGCCTGGAAAGCATCAACGGCATTATCAACCAGGGTAAGAAGCAGGTTGCCCCGCGTGCCCGTGTGTTTGCCGACAAGTACCGCAATGAAGAGCTTTATTATATCTTGACGAGCGGAGCTTCGTACGGACATGCTTATGGCTTTGCGATCTGCTCGCTGATGGAAATGCAATGGCTGAATGCTGCCGCTATTCACTCTGGTGAGTACTTCCATGGTCCTTTTGAAGTGACGGATAAAGAAACACCATTCATCCTGATGATGAATGAAGGCCGTACCCGCGCGCTGGATGAACGGGCCCAGACATTCCTGAACCAGTATGCGGAGAAAGTCGAAGTGATTGACGCCAAAGAGCTTGGAATTGGTACGATTGCCGATGAAGTCGTGGAATTTTTCAATCCGGTGTTGTTCTACAGTATTATTTGTGTCTATCGCGAGGCTCTTGCCGAAGTCAGAAATCATCCGCTGGAAACCCGCCGTTATATGGGGAAAGTAGCCTACTAA
- a CDS encoding IS256 family transposase produces MTIVPENMLNNLFENLVTQFVKENLESIMRAEIQEFMATEESGPSNSRNGYYPRNLHTKYGNVENLKVPRDRQALFQTQLFEPYQRRDGWLEEAVIQMYKSGMGTRDVARFIESMFGSHYSPTTVSNITATVLEDIHQWQKRPLQKRYSVIYLDGLYVKLKRGTVGGEVVYFAMGIDEEGHRQILGFYVGGQESANGWREVLKDLYDRGAQEVLLGVFDGLPGLDGAFRETYPKADVQHCVVHKIRSTFPKIRVQHKTEVIEDLKTIYTSADEDVARAAFDTVKAKWGKLYPKEMQSWEEQLATLLTFYKYPALIKEAIYTSNPIERMNKEIRKRLKPMNSLTNMDAAEKIVYLDVVEYNERFAERVIRGFGDLEVKKKLNEMFEARYPAQELQEK; encoded by the coding sequence ATGACTATTGTACCCGAAAATATGCTGAATAATCTATTTGAAAATCTTGTTACTCAATTTGTGAAAGAGAACTTAGAGTCCATCATGCGAGCAGAAATCCAAGAATTCATGGCTACGGAAGAGTCCGGTCCAAGCAACAGTCGCAATGGATATTACCCGCGCAATCTGCACACGAAATACGGAAATGTGGAGAATCTTAAGGTTCCTCGTGACCGTCAGGCTCTGTTCCAGACGCAACTGTTTGAGCCCTACCAACGGCGGGACGGTTGGTTAGAAGAGGCCGTCATTCAGATGTACAAAAGCGGAATGGGGACACGGGATGTGGCCCGGTTCATTGAAAGTATGTTCGGCAGTCACTATTCTCCCACGACGGTCAGCAACATTACGGCAACCGTCCTCGAAGACATTCACCAGTGGCAGAAGCGCCCTCTGCAAAAGCGTTATTCCGTCATCTACCTGGACGGATTATACGTCAAACTCAAACGTGGCACCGTCGGCGGAGAAGTGGTTTATTTCGCGATGGGCATTGACGAAGAAGGCCACCGACAAATCCTCGGGTTTTATGTGGGGGGCCAAGAAAGCGCCAATGGCTGGCGGGAGGTCCTGAAGGATCTTTACGACCGCGGAGCGCAGGAGGTCTTGCTCGGCGTGTTTGACGGACTCCCCGGCCTGGATGGAGCGTTCCGCGAAACGTATCCGAAGGCAGACGTACAGCACTGTGTGGTTCACAAGATTCGGTCGACCTTTCCCAAAATACGGGTGCAGCACAAAACCGAAGTCATTGAAGATCTAAAGACGATCTACACCTCAGCCGATGAGGATGTGGCCCGGGCTGCATTCGATACCGTGAAGGCCAAATGGGGCAAGCTCTACCCGAAAGAGATGCAGTCATGGGAAGAGCAATTAGCGACCTTACTGACGTTCTACAAGTATCCAGCGCTCATTAAGGAAGCCATCTACACGTCCAATCCCATTGAACGAATGAATAAGGAAATTCGGAAGCGCCTCAAACCCATGAACAGCCTCACCAATATGGATGCGGCAGAGAAGATTGTCTATCTGGATGTTGTGGAGTATAACGAGCGCTTTGCCGAACGAGTGATTCGCGGTTTTGGGGATCTAGAGGTAAAGAAGAAACTGAATGAGATGTTTGAGGCACGATATCCTGCCCAGGAATTGCAGGAAAAGTAG
- a CDS encoding fructoselysine 6-kinase, whose product MKVLGIGDNVVDKYVHQRTMYPGGNALNFSVFAKGEGADAAFLGVFGDDDEARLVENTLQQLEIDISHCRHHSGENGCARVTLENGERIFLGSNEGGVTRLNPIMLSEADREYIRGFDIIHTGLYSHTGHLLAELNELGIPLSFDFSDDFEDEQVERYIGNADFAFFSCSHMTDEETRNYIQAKRRRDGQILVATRGGDSSIAYDGTAFYYQAPELIEAVDTMGAGDSYITAFLMSMIKDGNIQAAMQEGCRLAAKSCMVEGSFGFGARY is encoded by the coding sequence ATGAAAGTCTTAGGGATTGGCGATAATGTGGTCGACAAGTATGTTCATCAGCGTACGATGTATCCCGGCGGCAATGCGCTTAACTTCAGTGTTTTCGCCAAAGGAGAAGGTGCAGACGCGGCGTTCCTCGGTGTTTTCGGCGATGATGACGAAGCACGGCTTGTGGAAAATACGCTGCAGCAGCTAGAGATCGATATCTCACATTGCAGACACCACAGCGGCGAGAACGGATGCGCACGTGTTACCCTGGAGAATGGGGAACGGATATTTCTGGGCAGCAACGAAGGCGGAGTCACCAGACTGAATCCGATTATGCTGAGCGAAGCCGACAGAGAATATATCCGGGGCTTTGACATTATTCATACAGGGCTTTATAGCCACACTGGACATCTGCTTGCGGAGCTGAATGAACTGGGGATTCCCCTCTCCTTTGATTTCTCGGATGACTTTGAGGATGAGCAAGTAGAACGGTATATCGGGAATGCGGATTTTGCGTTCTTTTCCTGCAGCCATATGACCGACGAAGAAACGCGGAATTATATTCAAGCCAAACGCAGAAGAGACGGCCAGATTCTGGTTGCAACCCGCGGCGGAGACAGCTCCATTGCCTATGATGGAACCGCTTTTTATTACCAGGCCCCGGAGCTTATTGAAGCCGTGGATACCATGGGAGCAGGCGATTCTTATATTACAGCCTTTTTAATGAGTATGATCAAGGATGGGAATATTCAAGCGGCCATGCAGGAAGGCTGCAGATTAGCCGCCAAAAGCTGTATGGTAGAAGGTTCCTTTGGATTCGGGGCCCGTTACTGA
- a CDS encoding GntR family transcriptional regulator, producing MLNSEQVEPLYIQLKKAVQAAIANGSFNPGDKIPTEIELSATYNVSRITVRKAIEELVSEGYLTKRQGKGTFVNAHKIGRKIEHIISFTAACRANGLSSHSVITERKKIKADQETAERLQIQQGEPVLYIQRKRYAGERPLMLENNYYPFERFSFLMEQSLEGSVYELLRDRYQIDPNQPGETVLQITLADEQQAKLLEIPIGQPLFYMNTIIYDQHSKPVHVGKQYIIGDRYQFTL from the coding sequence ATGTTAAATTCAGAACAGGTAGAGCCCCTATATATTCAGTTGAAAAAAGCGGTCCAAGCCGCCATTGCGAACGGAAGCTTTAATCCCGGAGATAAAATCCCTACTGAAATTGAGCTTAGCGCGACCTACAATGTCAGCCGGATTACGGTAAGGAAAGCTATCGAGGAATTGGTGAGTGAAGGATACCTGACGAAACGCCAGGGCAAGGGCACCTTTGTCAATGCGCACAAAATCGGCCGCAAAATTGAGCATATTATCAGCTTTACGGCTGCCTGCAGAGCCAATGGATTATCTTCGCACAGCGTCATAACCGAGAGGAAGAAGATTAAGGCCGACCAGGAAACCGCAGAGCGGCTGCAAATACAGCAGGGTGAGCCGGTGCTCTATATTCAGCGCAAAAGATATGCCGGTGAAAGACCGCTTATGCTGGAAAATAACTATTATCCGTTTGAGCGATTCTCCTTTTTAATGGAGCAAAGTCTGGAAGGCTCGGTGTATGAGCTGCTGCGGGACCGTTATCAGATTGATCCCAACCAGCCGGGAGAGACTGTATTGCAAATTACCCTGGCTGATGAGCAGCAGGCGAAATTACTGGAAATTCCGATTGGCCAGCCATTGTTCTATATGAATACAATCATTTATGACCAGCATAGTAAGCCTGTTCATGTAGGCAAGCAGTACATTATCGGTGACCGTTATCAATTTACTTTGTAA
- a CDS encoding ABC transporter substrate-binding protein — MTSKTAKPYVLLMVLTLLLSVLAGCSGSNNTKNTAESAAATKAAGEGNASATAEATAKTEDLSPLTLSFFAEDPNPNWNNMKDDISKVITEKTGVTLDAEFAVGDPQQKIALIAAGGEYPDIISAKADIGKLVDAGAVIDLTELIDKYAPNIKRVLGDNLARAKYTNEDQSIYAIPTWAAMNEKKFVAGGGFELQHRVVKEAGYPEIRTVADYENVIKAYLEKHPTDENGNKNIGLSLNADDWHMYISVTNPAVATTGGSDDGEYYIDQETHEAIYHFRRPEEKEYFRWLNHMNDIGLLDKESFVQKYDQYKAKVATGRVLGLIDQDWDYNDAQQALKTAGKFDQTYGHYPVTLTKEYKETSFWPTGFMGGYGISISSTNPDPVRTIKFLDFLASDEGQILNNWGIEGKHYTVENGKRVVLKEVQDRINNDNTAFTKESGLGFYWNIMVHYGDGAKDSTGNYYTRNFPEQLVLGYSDAEKETLAAYKATTWKDLFPKEEEFKEKAYGAAWNIAIPGEDEVSILGNKMRDITWKRIPQAILAKPADFDKIWDDYMADLDKAGVEKMEKGYTKYVQDRVALWSSK, encoded by the coding sequence ATGACAAGCAAGACAGCGAAACCGTACGTGCTGCTGATGGTCTTGACCTTGCTCCTCAGTGTGCTGGCAGGCTGCAGCGGTTCAAACAATACCAAGAATACGGCGGAGAGTGCCGCTGCGACTAAAGCTGCGGGCGAAGGCAATGCCAGTGCAACCGCCGAGGCTACGGCGAAAACCGAAGATTTGAGTCCGCTGACACTCTCCTTCTTCGCCGAAGACCCGAATCCGAACTGGAATAATATGAAGGATGATATCAGCAAAGTCATTACGGAAAAAACAGGCGTCACGCTGGATGCGGAATTTGCCGTGGGCGACCCGCAGCAAAAAATCGCCCTGATCGCAGCCGGCGGCGAATATCCCGACATCATCTCCGCCAAAGCGGATATCGGCAAGCTGGTCGATGCCGGGGCCGTGATTGATCTGACTGAATTAATCGATAAATATGCTCCCAACATCAAGCGTGTGCTCGGCGACAATCTCGCCCGGGCGAAATACACCAATGAAGACCAGTCCATCTATGCCATTCCGACCTGGGCGGCAATGAATGAGAAGAAATTCGTGGCCGGCGGCGGGTTCGAGCTGCAGCACCGTGTGGTGAAGGAAGCCGGGTATCCGGAAATCCGGACGGTTGCCGATTACGAGAATGTGATCAAGGCGTACCTGGAGAAACATCCCACCGATGAGAACGGCAACAAAAATATCGGGCTCTCCCTGAATGCAGATGACTGGCATATGTACATTTCCGTCACCAACCCGGCTGTAGCAACGACCGGCGGCTCGGATGACGGGGAATATTACATCGATCAGGAGACGCATGAAGCCATATACCACTTCCGCCGTCCGGAGGAGAAGGAATATTTCCGCTGGCTGAACCACATGAATGACATCGGCCTGCTCGACAAGGAGAGCTTTGTGCAGAAGTATGACCAATACAAAGCTAAAGTCGCCACCGGACGGGTGCTCGGCCTGATTGACCAGGATTGGGACTACAATGATGCCCAGCAGGCGCTTAAGACGGCAGGCAAATTTGACCAGACCTACGGCCACTATCCGGTCACGCTGACGAAAGAATATAAGGAAACCAGCTTCTGGCCTACCGGCTTCATGGGCGGCTACGGCATCTCGATCTCCAGCACCAACCCGGACCCGGTCCGCACGATCAAGTTCCTGGACTTCCTCGCTTCCGATGAAGGCCAAATTCTGAACAACTGGGGCATTGAAGGCAAGCATTATACGGTGGAAAACGGCAAACGGGTCGTTCTTAAGGAAGTTCAGGACCGCATCAACAATGACAATACTGCGTTCACTAAGGAATCCGGACTCGGCTTCTATTGGAACATAATGGTACACTACGGCGACGGTGCCAAGGACTCAACCGGCAACTATTACACCAGAAACTTCCCGGAACAGCTGGTGCTTGGCTACAGCGACGCCGAGAAGGAAACCCTGGCCGCCTACAAAGCCACCACCTGGAAGGATCTGTTCCCGAAGGAAGAGGAATTCAAGGAAAAAGCCTATGGAGCCGCCTGGAACATTGCCATTCCCGGCGAGGATGAGGTCTCCATTCTCGGCAATAAAATGAGGGATATCACGTGGAAACGGATTCCCCAGGCCATCCTGGCGAAACCGGCGGATTTCGATAAAATCTGGGATGACTACATGGCCGACCTCGACAAAGCCGGCGTGGAGAAAATGGAAAAAGGCTATACCAAATATGTGCAGGACCGTGTCGCCTTGTGGAGCAGCAAGTAA